One Sanguibacter keddieii DSM 10542 genomic window carries:
- a CDS encoding alpha/beta fold hydrolase: MREQRTAQRWADVSTSTVSAAGARFVYRELGPQTGVPLVALTHLGANLDDWDPRVMDGLAEERHVIAIGYRGVGGSTGQAQSSIDAMAADAVAVLDALGHERVDLFGQSMGGMVAQAVVARAPHLVDRVVLASSGPTGGTGLTRLPRVMVAGTLRALLARRDPKEVLFFTRTPTGRAAAKAYLSRLEERTTDRDAAVTLAVLRAQLRAVRRWGALPAHDISVLTGTVLVVHGDSDVLVPPADADELAGRLPSTDVHILPDAGHGAVAQHGRQVVATMLDHLRRPTATPHHQEKTS; this comes from the coding sequence GTGCGAGAGCAGCGAACAGCACAGAGGTGGGCCGACGTCTCGACGTCGACCGTCTCGGCAGCAGGGGCACGCTTCGTCTACCGCGAGCTGGGGCCACAGACCGGCGTCCCCCTCGTCGCGCTGACGCACCTCGGTGCGAACCTGGACGACTGGGACCCACGCGTCATGGACGGGCTCGCCGAGGAGCGGCACGTCATCGCCATCGGCTACCGCGGCGTCGGAGGGTCGACGGGCCAGGCGCAGAGCAGCATCGATGCGATGGCCGCCGACGCGGTCGCGGTCCTCGACGCACTCGGTCACGAGCGCGTCGACCTCTTCGGGCAGTCGATGGGCGGCATGGTCGCCCAGGCCGTCGTCGCCCGCGCGCCCCATCTCGTCGACCGGGTCGTCCTGGCGAGCTCCGGCCCCACGGGCGGCACCGGCCTCACGCGGCTGCCCCGGGTCATGGTCGCCGGCACCCTGCGGGCGCTGCTCGCGCGCAGGGACCCGAAGGAGGTCCTCTTCTTCACGCGCACCCCCACGGGACGCGCAGCCGCGAAGGCCTACCTCTCGCGGCTGGAGGAGCGCACGACGGACCGCGACGCAGCAGTCACCCTCGCGGTCCTGCGCGCGCAGCTCCGTGCCGTCCGCCGCTGGGGCGCCCTCCCGGCGCACGACATCTCGGTGCTCACCGGCACCGTGCTCGTCGTCCACGGCGACAGCGACGTCCTGGTGCCCCCGGCCGACGCAGACGAGCTCGCCGGCAGGTTGCCCTCGACGGATGTGCACATCCTTCCCGACGCCGGCCACGGCGCCGTCGCACAGCACGGACGGCAGGTGGTCGCCACGATGCTCGACCACCTCCGTCGCCCCACCGCCACGCCCCACCACCAGGAGAAGACATCATGA
- a CDS encoding TraR/DksA family transcriptional regulator has protein sequence MEHHPSAPLLDERRRALLDELARVDGELRTVREAKTDGTDDDEHDPEGATMSTQWSHATGLRSAVVLQLEEVDGALARIAAGTYGTCTRCGRPISAGRLEARPSAPLCIDCARGTTG, from the coding sequence ATGGAACACCACCCGAGCGCGCCGCTCCTCGACGAGCGGCGCAGGGCGCTGCTCGACGAGCTCGCCCGTGTCGACGGCGAGCTCCGCACAGTCCGCGAGGCCAAGACCGACGGGACCGACGACGACGAGCACGACCCTGAGGGGGCGACGATGTCGACGCAGTGGTCGCATGCGACGGGGCTGCGCTCCGCGGTGGTCTTGCAGCTGGAGGAGGTCGACGGTGCGCTCGCCCGGATCGCCGCTGGTACCTACGGCACCTGCACCCGGTGCGGGCGACCTATCAGTGCCGGGCGCCTGGAGGCGCGCCCGTCCGCTCCCCTCTGCATCGACTGCGCCCGGGGGACCACCGGCTGA
- the atpC gene encoding ATP synthase F1 subunit epsilon, with product MSSQPATTRALTVTVVTPEGELWSGDAAAVTVPGTGGSIGIRPGRLPLATELASGQVMVRTPSGDSVSCTVTGGFVVVDEDDVTVIADKVEKVGAR from the coding sequence ATGTCGTCGCAGCCTGCCACCACCCGCGCCCTGACCGTCACCGTGGTGACCCCCGAGGGCGAGCTGTGGTCCGGCGACGCCGCAGCCGTCACCGTCCCCGGCACCGGCGGCTCGATCGGGATCCGGCCGGGAAGGCTGCCGCTGGCCACCGAGCTCGCCTCGGGGCAGGTGATGGTCCGCACCCCGTCCGGGGACTCCGTCAGCTGCACCGTGACCGGTGGGTTCGTCGTCGTCGACGAAGACGATGTGACGGTCATCGCCGACAAGGTGGAGAAGGTCGGAGCGCGCTGA
- a CDS encoding TetR/AcrR family transcriptional regulator: protein MDDDQVAVGRRARAKQDKHQRILEAARGLFAELGVSTVTTQQVADRADVAIGTLFRYASTKAELLIMVQNEKFAAAIQEGLAAGERAGPQGAVDDVLTLLRPVVACVREHVENGRTYLHELVVGDPEEPYRQAGLELSARLEAGVAATLVRARDVTPGDAGTLARVVSAVLHLSLTATLTDGTSLDDVLADIRAQLRAVLDPLAPAVGRRAV, encoded by the coding sequence ATGGACGACGACCAGGTCGCGGTCGGCCGGAGGGCTCGGGCCAAGCAGGACAAGCACCAGCGCATCCTCGAGGCGGCCCGCGGCCTCTTCGCCGAGCTCGGTGTCAGCACCGTCACCACCCAGCAGGTCGCCGACCGTGCCGACGTCGCCATCGGCACGCTGTTCCGCTACGCCTCGACCAAGGCCGAGCTGCTGATCATGGTGCAGAACGAGAAGTTCGCCGCCGCCATCCAGGAGGGGCTCGCCGCCGGCGAGCGGGCCGGACCGCAGGGAGCCGTGGACGACGTGCTCACGCTCCTCCGCCCCGTGGTGGCGTGCGTGCGTGAGCACGTCGAGAACGGACGGACCTACCTGCACGAGCTCGTCGTCGGCGACCCCGAGGAGCCCTACCGGCAGGCCGGGCTCGAGCTGTCGGCCAGGCTCGAGGCCGGGGTCGCCGCGACGCTCGTCCGGGCCAGGGACGTCACGCCAGGGGACGCAGGCACGCTGGCGCGTGTGGTGTCAGCCGTGCTCCACCTCTCGCTGACCGCGACCCTCACGGACGGCACGAGCCTCGACGACGTGCTCGCCGACATCCGCGCACAGCTCAGGGCGGTCCTCGACCCGCTGGCCCCGGCCGTGGGACGTCGGGCAGTGTGA
- a CDS encoding alpha/beta fold hydrolase: MTLSTMTVLARDGFELRAQRGGPKGAPTLVLLQGQANSHRWWTGLRDRFEDSLSTLTIDYRGTGGSRGAVGDWTTETFADDVADVLDYLGISSAAVYGTSMGGRIAQKLAIRRPALVSALVLACTSPGGDLAVERSVETRLSIARAEPGTGRQVLHDLFYTPLWPGTPERSHLLGDPTMSREESRAHLRVSGRHDASTELSQISAPTLVLHGEDDLMTPVVNAERLAEHITGADLTTYPGYRHGFFEELADDVTDEVRTHLARHGVLPVAVPA, translated from the coding sequence ATGACTCTGAGCACGATGACCGTCCTCGCACGCGACGGTTTTGAGCTGCGCGCACAGCGCGGCGGCCCCAAGGGCGCACCGACCCTCGTCCTCCTGCAGGGGCAGGCCAACTCGCACCGGTGGTGGACCGGTCTGCGGGACCGGTTCGAGGACAGCCTGAGCACGCTGACCATCGACTACCGCGGCACCGGCGGGAGCCGTGGGGCTGTCGGGGACTGGACCACCGAGACCTTCGCCGACGACGTCGCAGACGTCTTGGACTACCTCGGGATCTCCTCGGCGGCGGTCTACGGCACGTCCATGGGCGGTCGAATCGCTCAGAAGCTCGCGATCAGGCGTCCCGCACTGGTCTCCGCACTCGTGCTGGCCTGCACCTCGCCGGGCGGCGACCTCGCCGTCGAGCGCAGCGTCGAGACACGCCTGTCGATCGCGCGGGCGGAGCCTGGCACCGGGCGGCAGGTGCTCCACGACCTCTTCTACACACCGCTGTGGCCCGGCACCCCCGAGCGGAGCCACCTCCTCGGCGACCCGACGATGAGCCGCGAGGAGTCGCGAGCGCACCTCCGGGTCAGCGGCCGGCACGACGCCTCGACCGAGCTCTCGCAGATCAGCGCCCCGACGCTCGTCCTGCACGGCGAGGACGACCTCATGACCCCCGTCGTCAACGCAGAGCGTCTCGCAGAGCACATCACCGGCGCCGACCTCACGACCTACCCGGGCTACCGGCACGGGTTCTTCGAGGAGCTTGCCGACGACGTGACCGACGAGGTGCGCACCCACCTCGCCCGCCACGGGGTGCTGCCGGTGGCCGTCCCCGCATAG